In bacterium, the genomic window TGGATCAACCGGCGCTACTCGGTCAAGGAATGAGTGCTGCATGGATACCGCCGACCGCACGATTTTGAGGAAAGGAAGCAGCCAGGCGCCCGCCTTGGTTTATCGCAACGTCATCAAGCGGTTCGCCAGCTTCGTGGCATTGGCGGGCGTATCGGCAGAGGTGCGCAAGGGCGAGGTGGTGTGCTTGATCGGGCCGTCTGGCTCCGGCAAATCGACGCTGCTTCGCTGCACCAACGGGCTCGAACTGATCGACGAGGGCGAGATCATACTCGACGGCGAACTCCTGCCGCCCGACTGGGAAGGCATGCGGCGCGTGCGGCAGCGCATGGGTATGGTGTTCCAGAATTTCGAGCTGTTCCCCCACAAAACCGCGCTGGGCAACGTGACCATCGGGCCGATGACCGTGCTTGGGCTGTCGCGGGAGGCGGCCGAGAAGCGCGCGCTCGCTTTGCTCGAAAAAGTCGGGCTCGCGGATAAGGCCGCGAGCTATCCCTCCCAGCTATCGGGCGGACAGCAGCAGCGCGTTGCCATCGCCAGGGCCCTGGACATGGAGCCGGAGGTGATGCTATTCGATGAGCCGACCTCGGCGCTCGACCCCGAAACGATCGGCGAGGTGCTCAACGTGATGACTCGGCTTGCCAGGGAGGGCATGACCATGATCGTGGTGACGCACGAGATGACGTTCGCGCGTCTGGTCGGCGATTGGATCATCGTCATGGACCGCGGGGCCATCATCGAGCAGGGACCGCCGAAGCAGATTTTCGAGGCGCCCACGGTCGAGCGCACGCGCGACTTCCTCAGCCATCTGGGCTGGTCGGGCTGAGGCGTCAGCCCAGAGAACCCGTGCCTGATGATGCTGCATAGGATTGGCGTTGTACTGCGTGGTTCACACGCCACTCTACCGCAAGTGATATTTTGGTTGCGATTCCGAAGTTGATCGCTGCTGTCACTCATTGGAGCAAGCGTTGAGTACCGGTGTCCTCCTTGCATGTCGTTCCGCGGGAGCTGCCGCCGCGATGAGCCGGCATTCCGACTACTTTGGCGGCACTCCGGTCCTCTACCGCCTTTCTCACATTGTCTGGCTGAGACTCCACCGCCGGAGCTAGAAGAGCCTGATCCACGAATCCGGCACCTTCCTGGATCGGGCACACAGC contains:
- a CDS encoding amino acid ABC transporter ATP-binding protein, translated to MDTADRTILRKGSSQAPALVYRNVIKRFASFVALAGVSAEVRKGEVVCLIGPSGSGKSTLLRCTNGLELIDEGEIILDGELLPPDWEGMRRVRQRMGMVFQNFELFPHKTALGNVTIGPMTVLGLSREAAEKRALALLEKVGLADKAASYPSQLSGGQQQRVAIARALDMEPEVMLFDEPTSALDPETIGEVLNVMTRLAREGMTMIVVTHEMTFARLVGDWIIVMDRGAIIEQGPPKQIFEAPTVERTRDFLSHLGWSG